Proteins encoded by one window of Leptospira barantonii:
- a CDS encoding MerR family transcriptional regulator: MLIGVLSEQSGVSRDTIRFYEKKGLITGNIITRRDNNYKEYSEDVLEQLLLIKLLRKLSFTLEEIKTLSVNKIDNRLECNSLVRSVKQKLNVIETEMERLKKIKTKLNSVKNDCNDDCTFDKKVPSCLTC, from the coding sequence ATGTTAATCGGAGTTTTATCGGAACAGTCCGGGGTTTCCAGAGATACGATTCGATTTTACGAGAAAAAGGGACTTATAACGGGAAATATCATTACGCGCAGAGATAATAATTATAAAGAATATTCGGAAGATGTTCTTGAGCAGTTGCTTTTAATAAAACTTCTTCGTAAACTTTCGTTTACTCTTGAGGAAATCAAAACGTTATCCGTAAATAAAATCGATAATCGGCTTGAATGTAATTCTTTAGTTCGCTCGGTGAAGCAGAAATTGAACGTCATCGAGACGGAGATGGAACGTCTCAAGAAAATCAAAACGAAATTAAATTCCGTTAAAAATGATTGCAATGACGATTGTACCTTTGATAAAAAAGTACCGTCTTGTCTAACTTGTTAA
- a CDS encoding YnfA family protein: MILKTIFIFVLAGLCEIGGGYLVWLWLKEGKSFWFGFTGFLILGLYGIVATLQPANFARTYATYGGVFIAMSLLWSWKLDGYIPDKFDLLGAGVALIGVGIIYYAPR; the protein is encoded by the coding sequence GTGATTCTAAAAACTATTTTCATCTTCGTTTTAGCAGGTCTTTGTGAGATCGGTGGCGGATATCTCGTGTGGCTCTGGTTGAAGGAAGGGAAATCATTTTGGTTCGGATTCACGGGATTTTTAATCTTGGGCCTTTACGGGATCGTAGCGACTCTTCAACCCGCTAATTTTGCGAGAACGTATGCGACTTACGGCGGAGTATTCATTGCCATGTCTTTACTTTGGTCTTGGAAATTGGATGGGTATATTCCGGATAAATTCGATCTTTTGGGCGCCGGTGTTGCTTTGATTGGAGTTGGCATTATCTATTACGCGCCTCGTTAG
- a CDS encoding GAF domain-containing sensor histidine kinase, giving the protein MNENSNSQVIGQRIWEQLSKESVHIPFPFFILDKDWGIVHSSEDGDSKYVSLISEFQNGILPKIRDFVGDLIEFTFETKIPTFENYSEETDVCVFIGKLRFQDHYCIFIQDKTSSHSQDSSEYSREFRRIKEQIHHFLNIQDSKIDKRRTEGLENSDTFRVELLKKISLLDLMQQIATAANETKDIEALLQFAVDRICVVAGWKLGHIELLDEAESVFLLHPIWYSGEESSVKEFRSLVESLKLKLSHRVLNQKRTIWFEDFLENFDFNSRQIAIKAGINTAIAVPIWNGEIIVGVMEFFLDSEHSDPSWIEALSHVASQIGRAFERKNAETYLRKSQEQLRALSARLQEVREEERVLIAREIHDELGQILTVLKIEITLCKQNVLPSDSSDHKIIKDLDSMIQLVDSAIESTQRIATELRPLLLEELGLLEGIEWYGEEFQKRTGILCRVTKTSLKSFLNNEIAIALFRIFQETLTNVARHSKATSVDVILEEKDSNIILIMSDNGIGIQGNEISDSKSLGIIGMRERAIVLGGKVEILGSRENGTKVIVRIPIRAAHSSSSSGSEI; this is encoded by the coding sequence GTGAATGAGAACTCAAACAGCCAGGTGATTGGACAAAGGATTTGGGAACAATTATCAAAAGAATCCGTTCACATTCCGTTTCCGTTCTTTATTTTGGATAAGGACTGGGGAATCGTCCATTCCAGTGAAGACGGGGATTCGAAATACGTTTCTCTGATTTCCGAGTTTCAAAACGGAATTCTTCCTAAAATAAGGGACTTCGTCGGAGATTTGATCGAGTTTACGTTTGAAACGAAAATTCCCACTTTTGAAAATTACTCCGAAGAAACCGACGTTTGTGTATTCATCGGGAAACTGCGGTTTCAAGATCATTATTGTATATTCATACAAGATAAAACTTCCTCTCATTCCCAAGATAGCTCCGAATATTCCCGTGAGTTTCGAAGGATCAAAGAACAGATTCATCATTTTTTGAATATTCAAGATTCTAAAATTGATAAACGAAGAACGGAAGGACTGGAAAATTCCGATACGTTTCGAGTCGAATTGCTGAAAAAAATTTCTCTGTTGGATTTGATGCAACAGATCGCCACCGCCGCGAACGAAACAAAGGATATAGAAGCATTATTGCAGTTCGCAGTGGATCGGATCTGCGTCGTTGCAGGATGGAAACTCGGTCATATCGAATTGTTGGACGAGGCCGAATCCGTTTTCTTACTTCATCCGATTTGGTACTCCGGGGAAGAATCATCCGTCAAAGAATTTAGATCCTTGGTCGAGTCCTTGAAATTGAAACTCTCCCACCGAGTATTGAATCAAAAAAGAACGATCTGGTTCGAAGATTTTTTGGAAAACTTCGATTTCAATTCGAGACAAATCGCGATTAAAGCGGGTATCAACACCGCGATCGCAGTACCGATTTGGAACGGAGAAATTATCGTCGGAGTGATGGAATTCTTCTTGGATTCGGAACATTCGGATCCTTCTTGGATCGAAGCGCTTTCTCATGTCGCTTCCCAAATCGGAAGAGCATTCGAAAGAAAGAATGCGGAGACGTATCTTCGAAAATCTCAGGAACAACTGCGGGCTTTGTCGGCTCGTCTTCAGGAAGTAAGGGAAGAAGAACGCGTGTTGATCGCGCGAGAGATTCACGACGAATTGGGACAAATTCTCACCGTTCTCAAAATAGAAATCACATTATGTAAACAGAATGTATTGCCTTCCGATTCTTCGGATCATAAAATTATAAAAGATCTGGATTCGATGATTCAGCTGGTCGATTCGGCGATCGAATCCACACAAAGGATCGCAACCGAATTGCGTCCTTTGCTTTTGGAAGAATTGGGATTGTTGGAAGGAATCGAATGGTATGGCGAAGAATTTCAAAAACGAACCGGAATCCTTTGTAGGGTTACGAAGACATCGTTGAAGTCCTTTTTGAACAACGAGATTGCGATTGCCTTGTTTCGTATTTTTCAAGAAACGCTTACGAACGTCGCTCGTCATTCGAAAGCGACTTCCGTGGATGTGATTTTGGAAGAAAAGGATTCCAATATCATATTGATCATGAGCGACAACGGAATCGGGATTCAAGGGAACGAGATTTCCGATTCGAAGTCCTTGGGTATCATCGGGATGCGCGAACGTGCGATCGTTCTGGGAGGTAAGGTGGAAATTTTAGGTTCTCGCGAGAATGGAACAAAAGTAATCGTTCGGATTCCGATCCGTGCCGCTCATTCGTCTTCATCTTCGGGTTCCGAAATATGA
- a CDS encoding response regulator, with protein sequence MISIILADDHALIREGLKKVLSKENDIEVIFEAENAQQVLDFLIKKNANLLILDINLPGMSGLDALKYIQKLSPDLRVLMLSMYPEDRFAVRALKSGAAGYLTKSSAAEELVTAIHKIVSGNRYLSSEATEILLREISGSTDKLLHETLSEREFQVMLFLVQGKSVKEISQDLVLSLNTINTYRARVLTKMKVKTIQELIRYAYDQRLLE encoded by the coding sequence ATGATTTCCATCATACTCGCGGACGATCACGCTTTGATTCGAGAGGGTTTGAAAAAAGTTCTCTCCAAAGAAAACGATATAGAAGTGATTTTTGAAGCCGAGAATGCTCAACAAGTTTTGGATTTTCTTATAAAAAAGAACGCTAATCTTCTAATTCTTGATATCAACCTTCCCGGCATGAGCGGTTTGGACGCGTTGAAATACATTCAAAAACTATCGCCCGATTTGAGGGTGTTGATGTTGAGCATGTATCCCGAGGATCGTTTTGCCGTGAGGGCTTTGAAGTCCGGAGCCGCGGGATATTTGACGAAGAGTAGCGCCGCGGAAGAATTGGTAACCGCCATTCATAAGATCGTTTCCGGAAATCGTTATCTCAGTTCCGAAGCTACCGAAATCCTATTGAGGGAAATTTCCGGTTCAACGGATAAACTTTTACACGAAACTCTTTCCGAAAGGGAATTTCAAGTGATGCTTTTTTTGGTTCAAGGAAAAAGTGTGAAAGAAATTTCACAGGATTTGGTTTTGAGTTTGAATACGATCAACACGTATCGCGCCCGAGTGTTGACTAAGATGAAGGTGAAAACGATTCAAGAACTGATTCGTTACGCTTACGACCAAAGACTTCTGGAATAA
- a CDS encoding sodium:solute symporter family transporter: protein METHLGQPNLLSISFFFIFVALTLAITYWAARKTKTSSEFYAAGRSITGFQNGLALSGDFMSAASFLGISGMVALKGYDGMLYAVGWLVGWPALMFLIAEPLRNLGKFTFADVVAFRLKQGPIRIAAAVGGILVTLTYSIAQIVGSGKLINLMFGLPYEGAVVLVGIVMLLYVLFGGMIATTWVQIIKACLLLFGVTLLTVLALSKFGFSLENLYGAVEQKFGKTSLEPGGLVANPLDAVSLGLALMLGLLGLPHILMRFYTVPDAKEARKSVAYATSFIGYFYLIIPIVGFAAAVLIGREPIASIDKGGNMAAALLAELLGGTLLMGFIAAVAFATILAVVAGLTLAAASTISHDIYVSVVKRGEATEEEQVKVARRATIAFGVFSILFGILFKDQNVAFLVGLAFAVAASGNFPALFLSIVWKNFSTIGGVVSILTGSISAILLIVLSPTIWVDLFGFEKAIFPLKNPAVVSMTLSFAVAYIFSKLFPETRAQELYEKEKIRTYLGVGAE from the coding sequence ATGGAAACTCATTTAGGACAACCGAATCTTTTATCCATATCGTTCTTTTTTATCTTTGTCGCATTGACGCTCGCGATCACTTATTGGGCCGCGCGCAAAACGAAAACATCCAGCGAGTTCTATGCCGCGGGAAGAAGTATCACCGGTTTTCAAAACGGCCTCGCTCTTTCGGGGGATTTTATGTCCGCGGCTTCCTTTCTCGGAATTTCGGGAATGGTCGCTTTGAAAGGTTATGACGGAATGTTATACGCGGTTGGATGGCTCGTGGGTTGGCCCGCGCTTATGTTTTTGATCGCGGAACCTCTTCGTAACTTGGGAAAGTTCACGTTTGCGGACGTGGTCGCGTTTCGACTCAAACAAGGACCGATCCGAATCGCCGCGGCGGTGGGAGGAATTTTAGTCACTCTCACATACTCGATCGCACAAATCGTCGGTTCCGGAAAACTCATCAATCTGATGTTCGGTCTTCCTTACGAGGGAGCCGTGGTTTTGGTGGGAATCGTTATGCTTCTTTACGTTTTGTTCGGAGGTATGATCGCGACCACTTGGGTTCAGATCATCAAGGCCTGTCTTCTTTTGTTCGGAGTGACTCTGCTTACCGTATTGGCTCTTTCTAAATTCGGTTTCAGTCTTGAGAATTTATACGGTGCGGTGGAACAAAAATTCGGTAAGACATCTTTGGAGCCGGGAGGTTTGGTCGCGAATCCGTTGGACGCGGTTTCCCTCGGTCTTGCGTTGATGCTCGGTTTATTAGGACTTCCTCATATTCTAATGCGTTTTTATACCGTTCCCGACGCAAAAGAAGCCCGCAAGTCGGTCGCTTATGCGACTTCCTTCATCGGATATTTTTATCTGATCATTCCCATCGTCGGTTTTGCCGCGGCCGTTTTGATCGGAAGAGAACCGATCGCAAGCATCGACAAAGGCGGTAACATGGCGGCCGCTCTTCTCGCGGAGCTCTTAGGCGGAACCTTGCTTATGGGTTTTATCGCCGCGGTTGCGTTCGCCACCATTCTTGCGGTCGTAGCCGGTTTGACGTTAGCCGCCGCTTCCACGATCTCTCACGATATTTACGTGAGCGTCGTCAAAAGAGGAGAAGCGACCGAAGAGGAACAAGTAAAAGTGGCAAGAAGGGCAACGATCGCGTTCGGTGTGTTCAGTATTCTTTTCGGAATTTTATTCAAGGATCAGAACGTCGCCTTTTTAGTCGGACTCGCTTTTGCGGTGGCCGCGAGCGGTAATTTTCCCGCATTGTTCTTATCCATCGTTTGGAAAAACTTCAGCACCATCGGCGGGGTCGTATCGATTCTTACCGGTTCGATCTCTGCGATTCTTTTGATCGTTCTCAGTCCTACGATTTGGGTCGACTTGTTCGGTTTTGAAAAAGCGATTTTTCCTTTGAAGAACCCGGCCGTTGTTTCCATGACTCTTTCTTTTGCGGTCGCGTATATTTTTTCAAAACTATTTCCGGAAACGCGCGCGCAAGAGTTGTATGAAAAGGAAAAAATAAGGACCTATCTAGGCGTGGGCGCGGAATGA
- a CDS encoding phasin-related domain-containing protein yields MDQQIKDGLNACFGILRIVRENITKVKTNTDSIFKELSSKGASDNSEFAIRLRDFVDRLLSEYSSVSNQVEKGYKEIRGKFSETAEHLMTSNKKEEMPISRKKVAA; encoded by the coding sequence ATGGACCAGCAAATAAAAGACGGTTTGAATGCTTGTTTTGGAATCCTAAGGATTGTACGCGAGAACATAACGAAGGTGAAAACGAATACCGATTCGATTTTTAAGGAATTGAGCTCGAAAGGCGCGAGCGATAATTCGGAATTCGCGATTCGGTTGAGAGACTTCGTAGACAGATTGTTAAGCGAATATTCAAGCGTTTCAAACCAAGTTGAAAAAGGATACAAAGAGATTCGCGGAAAATTTTCCGAAACTGCGGAACACCTAATGACTTCGAACAAAAAGGAAGAAATGCCTATCTCTCGTAAGAAGGTGGCCGCTTAA
- a CDS encoding alcohol dehydrogenase catalytic domain-containing protein, whose translation MKYILPQKMKAIRQLGPLSENSISDPKEISKILELKELDLPKPQPGQVLIKVNRGSMNPNDLYHIKGVYSSTLNYPYPRGVGFEGAGTVVANGGGIVGRMRMGKRVAFYTKNGLFAEYVLADSLKLIVLPKDVEFQEAASSVANPITGMGMAKWAEASGSKYFFITAAAGAVARMTIRASQRYGLKSIAIIRREEQRKICEEEGASHVLNQSDPDFEKQLTALCKEVNCTYGFDCIGGDMPLTLIRSMPQGSTLCMYGYFNTGPMLFQPQKLFNGWKIQFFETEYYVNSLSLFSRFRLSREVIQNVNGIFKPKIQRQFPLDQIQDAYTYYSQNMTDGKIQILCE comes from the coding sequence ATGAAATACATTCTTCCCCAAAAAATGAAAGCGATCCGGCAACTCGGACCTTTGTCCGAAAACTCGATTTCCGATCCGAAGGAAATTTCAAAAATCTTAGAATTGAAAGAACTCGATCTTCCCAAACCGCAACCGGGACAGGTTCTGATCAAAGTCAATCGCGGTTCTATGAATCCGAACGATCTATATCACATCAAAGGAGTGTATAGCTCCACCTTAAATTATCCGTATCCGAGAGGAGTCGGATTTGAAGGAGCCGGTACGGTCGTTGCAAACGGAGGTGGAATCGTCGGCAGGATGAGAATGGGCAAAAGAGTCGCATTCTATACAAAGAACGGACTTTTCGCCGAATACGTGTTAGCCGATTCCTTAAAGCTGATCGTACTTCCGAAAGATGTCGAATTTCAAGAAGCCGCGTCTTCGGTCGCAAATCCGATCACGGGCATGGGAATGGCAAAATGGGCCGAGGCTTCCGGTTCCAAATATTTTTTTATCACAGCCGCCGCCGGGGCCGTTGCAAGAATGACCATCCGAGCCTCTCAAAGATACGGACTAAAGAGCATCGCGATCATACGAAGAGAAGAACAAAGAAAAATCTGCGAGGAAGAAGGCGCCTCTCACGTATTGAACCAATCCGATCCCGATTTCGAAAAACAACTTACGGCCCTTTGTAAAGAAGTCAACTGCACATACGGTTTCGATTGTATCGGAGGAGATATGCCCTTGACCCTGATCCGTTCCATGCCTCAAGGTTCCACATTATGTATGTACGGTTATTTCAATACCGGACCGATGTTGTTTCAGCCTCAAAAATTATTCAACGGCTGGAAGATTCAGTTTTTTGAAACGGAGTATTACGTGAATTCTCTTTCGCTTTTTTCCAGATTCAGATTGTCCAGAGAAGTGATTCAAAACGTAAACGGAATCTTTAAACCTAAGATTCAACGTCAATTTCCTTTGGATCAAATCCAAGACGCGTATACATATTACAGTCAAAACATGACAGACGGCAAAATCCAAATCTTATGCGAATAA
- a CDS encoding DUF485 domain-containing protein codes for MKTPAHKLVEEPEFKKLVSTRWIVSFTLLALLFLSYYGYILTVAFYPELLIRKVGSFSNVGILASALVILFSWFLTLIYVIWANRSYDKNVNSLKKRLED; via the coding sequence ATGAAAACGCCCGCACACAAGTTAGTCGAAGAACCCGAATTTAAAAAACTCGTTTCCACAAGATGGATCGTAAGTTTTACGCTTCTCGCACTTTTGTTTTTATCGTATTACGGATACATTCTCACGGTTGCATTCTATCCGGAGCTGTTGATTCGAAAAGTCGGTAGTTTTTCCAACGTGGGAATTTTAGCGAGCGCGTTAGTCATCTTGTTCTCGTGGTTCTTAACCTTGATCTACGTAATTTGGGCCAATCGATCGTATGATAAAAACGTAAACTCCTTAAAGAAAAGGTTGGAGGATTAA
- a CDS encoding helix-turn-helix domain-containing protein, translated as MNLIHILKAITIAQLCFLIFNFLFRVRFSARNLLGSLFCVSLIFYFICPMFARNHAEFHPILIIVVHMGCYSVSIFFYLFVRSLFEDEFRLRIWHGLLFVFINCYSFTIFFLSNLRNETDAFSRILFSTPQLLYLTLILLTLGKILKDRNIDLMESRREFRTLFAWVTGLYAICVVLVEAIVKNSGDSSQLDLLNSISILLLVYFFSFKLFEFRGNVFPTPETKTEEEPVDEELLKKLNRLLETEKIFLRENLTILALAKELNVPEKKIRKLINQGLGYRNFNEFLNHFRIREAKTILADPTKYETPVLRIAMDLGYGSLAPFNRAFKEIAGNTPTEFRKQNIR; from the coding sequence ATGAATCTGATTCACATCCTAAAAGCGATCACGATCGCTCAACTTTGTTTTTTGATTTTCAACTTTTTGTTTCGAGTTCGATTCTCCGCAAGAAATCTTTTGGGAAGCCTCTTCTGTGTCTCTCTCATTTTCTATTTTATCTGTCCGATGTTCGCCAGAAATCACGCGGAGTTTCATCCGATCCTAATTATCGTCGTTCACATGGGTTGTTATTCCGTTTCGATTTTTTTCTATCTGTTCGTAAGAAGTCTTTTCGAAGACGAATTCCGTCTGAGAATATGGCACGGACTTTTATTCGTATTCATCAACTGTTATAGTTTTACGATATTCTTCCTTTCTAACCTGCGGAATGAAACCGACGCGTTCTCTCGAATTCTCTTCAGCACTCCGCAACTTTTGTATTTAACCCTGATTCTTTTAACGTTAGGCAAAATCCTAAAAGACAGAAACATAGATCTGATGGAATCAAGAAGAGAATTCAGAACCTTATTCGCATGGGTTACCGGATTGTATGCGATCTGCGTCGTTCTCGTGGAAGCGATCGTCAAAAACTCGGGAGATTCGAGTCAGTTGGATCTTCTAAATTCGATATCGATTTTACTTCTTGTATATTTCTTTTCTTTCAAGTTGTTCGAGTTTAGGGGCAATGTATTTCCGACGCCGGAAACGAAAACGGAAGAAGAACCGGTAGACGAAGAACTTCTTAAAAAATTAAACCGACTTCTCGAAACAGAAAAAATATTCCTTAGGGAGAATCTTACGATTCTCGCGCTTGCGAAAGAATTGAACGTTCCCGAAAAGAAAATCCGTAAACTGATCAATCAGGGACTCGGATACAGAAACTTTAACGAATTCTTAAATCATTTTAGAATCCGAGAAGCCAAAACGATCCTTGCCGATCCCACAAAATACGAGACCCCTGTATTACGAATCGCAATGGATCTGGGTTACGGATCGCTCGCTCCGTTCAATCGTGCGTTCAAAGAGATTGCCGGAAATACGCCCACCGAGTTTAGAAAGCAGAACATTCGATAA
- a CDS encoding sterol desaturase family protein — translation MCAQQQLFQYVSDLAPMTPIIFSIDFLRYLLFASVAFLFFYVWKHPFQSRKIQKRTVSNSQYKREFLYSVSSVLVYTGVTLIVFLLRKYGYFKFYDRIEEYGWTYLISSTIAILVIQDFYFYWTHRLMHTRLFFKAVHKVHHESITPSPWAAYSFSPWEALIHAMIMPIVAFLFPIHPLALMIFMTFQIVRNVLGHSGYEIFPSWMISNRILKFINTNTNHDMHHQTFRHNYGLYTTIWDSLFGTVHPDYEKTFLQLTTKKEEETETDFPQNESKISMNR, via the coding sequence ATGTGCGCTCAACAACAACTCTTCCAATACGTTTCGGATTTGGCTCCGATGACTCCGATCATTTTTTCAATCGACTTTCTGCGATACCTTCTATTTGCAAGCGTCGCGTTCCTGTTCTTTTACGTTTGGAAACATCCGTTTCAATCGAGAAAAATCCAAAAACGAACCGTTTCCAATTCTCAGTATAAAAGAGAATTCTTATATTCCGTTTCCTCCGTTCTCGTTTATACGGGAGTCACGTTGATCGTATTCTTACTGAGAAAATACGGGTATTTTAAATTTTACGATCGAATCGAGGAATACGGTTGGACTTATTTGATTTCGAGTACGATCGCAATCTTAGTGATCCAAGACTTTTACTTTTACTGGACGCATAGACTCATGCACACGCGTCTTTTTTTCAAAGCGGTTCACAAGGTTCATCACGAATCAATCACACCTTCTCCTTGGGCCGCGTATTCTTTCAGTCCTTGGGAAGCACTGATTCACGCGATGATCATGCCGATCGTTGCGTTTTTGTTTCCGATTCATCCTCTGGCTTTGATGATCTTTATGACCTTTCAGATCGTTCGAAACGTTTTGGGTCACAGCGGTTACGAAATTTTTCCAAGTTGGATGATCTCGAATCGAATTCTAAAATTCATCAACACGAATACGAATCACGATATGCATCACCAAACCTTTCGTCACAACTACGGACTTTATACCACGATCTGGGATTCACTTTTTGGAACCGTTCATCCCGATTACGAAAAAACGTTTCTACAATTGACAACGAAGAAGGAGGAAGAAACCGAAACCGATTTCCCACAAAACGAATCGAAAATTAGTATGAATCGTTAA